In Ruminiclostridium papyrosolvens DSM 2782, the following proteins share a genomic window:
- a CDS encoding DMT family transporter: MNIITKNNAQIFLILNAVLWGSSYIWSKMLLGFLPQFSILFICAVLGLGSTVVLFRKKLQGFSKKIVVTCVLISLVSVVSNTFCMLALKRTSGSNTAFIVQLAIVITPVIMAVLEKKAPTRKTIILAMTAMIGIYFITFAGKGFSINIGDIFALCNAIFFSLFIALQNKFSNVFTPVQFTFIQHSTNIVSFLALALIFETGKIYLSNVVNPVFLLLICLNAAVTIFTSLFQSSAIKFVRPENAAITYALEPVVTASLGILLLGERFTGILSVIGCVIILFTIIVSAFKKGKAVTRQSLKIRITTKA; this comes from the coding sequence ATGAACATTATTACGAAAAACAACGCTCAAATATTTCTTATATTAAATGCCGTACTGTGGGGTTCATCATATATATGGTCCAAAATGCTTCTGGGCTTTTTGCCGCAGTTCTCAATACTCTTTATATGTGCTGTATTGGGGCTTGGTTCAACAGTAGTACTATTCAGAAAAAAGCTACAGGGTTTCAGTAAAAAGATTGTTGTCACCTGCGTACTTATAAGCCTTGTTTCAGTGGTAAGCAACACCTTCTGTATGCTTGCACTAAAAAGAACCTCCGGCTCAAACACGGCATTTATAGTACAGCTGGCTATAGTAATAACACCTGTTATAATGGCTGTATTAGAGAAAAAAGCCCCTACCCGTAAAACAATAATTCTGGCAATGACAGCTATGATAGGTATTTACTTTATTACTTTTGCCGGAAAGGGTTTCAGTATAAATATAGGAGATATTTTCGCACTATGTAATGCAATTTTTTTCTCCTTGTTTATTGCACTTCAAAATAAGTTCTCAAATGTATTTACCCCGGTACAGTTTACATTTATACAGCATAGCACCAACATAGTAAGCTTTTTGGCTCTGGCTCTGATATTTGAAACAGGTAAAATATACTTATCAAATGTAGTAAATCCGGTATTCCTATTACTTATTTGTCTTAATGCCGCTGTTACTATATTTACCTCTCTGTTTCAAAGCTCTGCAATCAAATTTGTGCGACCCGAAAATGCAGCTATTACATATGCCTTAGAGCCTGTTGTTACTGCATCTCTGGGTATATTACTTCTTGGAGAACGCTTCACAGGAATTCTTTCTGTTATAGGCTGTGTGATTATATTGTTTACCATAATCGTTTCAGCTTTTAAGAAAGGTAAAGCTGTTACAAGACAATCACTAAAAATACGTATTACAACAAAGGCATAA